Proteins from a genomic interval of Hemicordylus capensis ecotype Gifberg chromosome 14, rHemCap1.1.pri, whole genome shotgun sequence:
- the LOC128337233 gene encoding scale keratin-like, with protein MANCGPACTVPSCASSPVVGFGSAGSSGLGYSGLRYGYGGLGYGYGGLGYGGLGSGYGAVENSGNLGTLAGVIPSCINQTPPSEIVIRPPASVVTIPGAILSASCEPVSVGGNTPCAIGGSGILGSGLLGILGSGLGYGALGRGGGYYGRRSLLGRRGNICV; from the coding sequence ATGGCCAACTGTGGACCAGCCTGTACCGTCCCATCCTGTGCTTCCAGCCCTGTTGTGGGCTTTGGGTCAGCAGGCTCCAGTGGTCTTGGATACAGTGGTCTTCGCTACGGCTATGGAGGTCTCGGCTACGGCTATGGAGGTCTTGGTTACGGAGGTCTGGGCTCTGGCTATGGAGCCGTTGAAAATTCTGGCAACCTGGGCACCCTGGCCGGAGTCATCCCTTCTTGCATCAACCAGACCCCCCCGTCAGAGATTGTGATCCGGCCTCCCGCCTCTGTGGTGACCATCCCAGGAGCCATCCTGTCCGCTAGCTGCGAGCCCGTCTCCGTGGGAGGCAACACTCCCTGTGCCATTGGGGGTTCCGGGATTTTAGGATCCGGTCTCCTTGGCATCCTGGGTTCTGGCTTGGGTTACGGAGCCCTTGGAAGGGGGGGTGGATATTACGGAAGGAGGTCTCTCCTGGGGCGCCGTGGGAACATCTGCGTATAA